One window of Camelina sativa cultivar DH55 chromosome 4, Cs, whole genome shotgun sequence genomic DNA carries:
- the LOC104782968 gene encoding uncharacterized protein LOC104782968 — translation MLNHTVSFHHFWVTIALVVGTLAGMSKLSDIHEKKIEQRLKQLNKPAVKSVHSPDGDIIDCVWIYHQPAFDHPLLQNHIIQMRPKSDSLRDKTGDKKTDVILQLWRTKGECPENTIPIRRKTRDDLLRSDSIETYGRKSSATISPTIYHLHGDQTEVHEHACVYVDYGEFHGSKSRISIWKPNVLNTGELSLAQTWVTSGDWDTGLNTLESGWQILHGLDGDNNPRFFTYWTSDSYGEIGCYNLDCPGFVQVNRYISLGAAFNTISTYNGDQYDFHLTIEKDQDTGLWWLKFETYLVGYWPSFIVPKLADSARKIAWGGEIAHYVEGRREHTLPQMGSGHFAEEGFKKAAYFNSIEYIDKSNNPITPFPQNLEAIVTRPECYNLKVGSSRRWGTYIFYGGPGHNPQCL, via the exons ATGCTTAATCATACGGTGAGTTTTCACCATTTTTGGGTGACAATAGCACTTGTAGTCGGAACTTTGGCTGGAATGAGCAAACTTTCCGATATCCATGAGAAGAAAATTGAGCAACGATTGAAACAACTCAACAAACCTGCCGTTAAATCTGTCCAT AGTCCAGATGGAGATATTATTGACTGTGTATGGATCTATCACCAACCTGCTTTTGATCATCCTTTACTTCAAAACCACATCATTCAG ATGAGGCCAAAAAGTGACTCGTTAAGGGACAAGACTGGAGATAAGAAGACAGACGTTATACTTCAATTGTGGCGCACGAAAGGTGAATGTCCTGAGAACACTATTCCCatcagaagaaaaacaagagatgATCTGTTAAGATCAGATTCCATTGAAACTTATGGAAGAAAGAGCTCAGCAACCATTTCTCCAACTATTTATCACCTCCACGGTGATCAGACGGAAGTTCATGAG CATGCGTGTGTGTACGTCGATTATGGTGAATTCCATGGCAGCAAAAGCCGTATAAGTATATGGAAACCAAATGTTTTAAATACGGGCGAGCTTAGTTTGGCTCAAACATGGGTCACCAGTGGAGATTGGGACACTGGTTTAAACACTCTGGAGTCTGGTTGGCAG ATCCTACATGGTTTGGACGGTGACAATAATCCAAGATTTTTCACCTATTGGACG agcGATTCATACGGAGAGATCGGCTGCTACAACCTTGACTGCCCAGGCTTTGTTCAAGTGAACAGATATATTTCTCTTGGTGCAGCTTTCAACACTATCTCGACCTACAATGGTGACCAATATGATTTTCATCTAACTATCGAGAAG GATCAAGATACCGGACTTTGGTGGCTTAAGTTTGAGACATATCTAGTCGGATACTGGCCGAGCTTCATAGTTCCAAAGCTAGCAGATTCAGCACGGAAGATCGCATGGGGAGGTGAAATTGCGCATTATGTTGAAGGCAGACGGGAACACACGCTACCGCAAATGGGGAGTGGCCATTTCGCAGAAGAAGGTTTTAAGAAGGCGGCTTATTTCAATAGCATAGAGTACATCGATAAATCTAATAATCCCATCACACCCTTTCCCCAAAATCTCGAAGCAATCGTTACTCGGCCCGAATGCTATAACCTCAAGGTTGGCTCTAGCCGAAGGTGGGGAACTTACATTTTTTATGGCGGACCTGGACATAACCCTCAATGCCTATGA
- the LOC104782970 gene encoding uncharacterized protein LOC104782970 gives MGNCLSISDPSLEDVSNKILKALPVETAFKFPSPLPTFTQGDGFAKRTIDLGGGLEVSQVSTFNKVWSTYEGGPDNLGATFFEPSSIPSGFSILGHYAQPNNRKLFGWVLTARDFSSNTLKPPVDYTLVGNTESLKIKQDGPSYFWQPVPPDGYQAVGLIVTNTSQKPPLDKLRCVRSDLTEQCEADTWIWGTNGVNISNLRPTTRGTQATGVCVGTFTWQTQTPPPPSLTCLKNTNFDFSTMPNESQIKELFQTYSPTVYFHPDEDYLPSSVNWYFNNGALLYKRGEESKPIPIESNGSNLPQGGSNDGSYWLDLPIDKNGKERVKKGDLQSTKVYLHIKPMLGATFTDISIWIFYPFNGPARAKVKFVNLPLGRIGEHIGDWEHATLRISNFTGELWRVFLSQHSGGVWIEACDLEFQGGGSNKPVAYASLHGHAMYPKPGLVLQGDDGVGIRNDTAKSKKVIDTGLGYEVIAAEYDGGGVVEPPWVNYLRKWGPKIDYNVDDQVKSVERILPGFLKKAFVKFVSKIPDEVYGEDGPTGPKLKGNWAGDES, from the exons ATGGGAAATTGCCTTTCAATTTCGGATCCTTCTCTTGAAGATGTATCAAATAAGATTCTCAAAGCACTTCCCGTCGAAACTGCCTTCAAGTTTCCCTCACCATTGCCTACTTTTACTCAAG GTGATGGTTTTGCGAAACGAACCATCGACTTGGGAGGTGGTCTGGAAGTTAGTCAAGTTTCGACATTCAACAAAGTTTGGTCCACTTATGAAGGAGGACCAGACAATCTCGGAGCCACATTCTTTGAACCATCTTCAATCCCTTCCGGTTTCTCCATCCTCGGCCACTATGCTCAACCAAACAACCGTAAACTCTTTGGTTGGGTACTCACAGCTAGAGATTTCTCAAGCAACACACTGAAACCCCCAGTAGATTACACCCTCGTTGGAAACACCGAGTCGCTCAAGATCAAACAAGACGGACCTAGTTACTTCTGGCAGCCCGTTCCACCTGATGGATACCAAGCCGTTGGTCTAATAGTCACAAACACCTCACAAAAGCCACCTCTAGACAAACTACGCTGCGTTCGATCAGATCTAACCGAACAATGTGAAGCTGATACATGGATATGGGGAACAAACGGAGTCAACATCTCAAATCTAAGACCAACCACAAGAGGAACACAAGCTACAGGTGTCTGTGTAGGTACATTTACATGGCAAACCCAAACCCCCCCTCCTCCATCATTAACTTGCTTAAAGAATACAAATTTCGACTTCTCTACAATGCCTAATGAGTCCCAAATTAAAGAACTGTTCCAAACTTATTCTCCCACGGTCTACTTCCACCCAGACGAAGACTATCTACCTTCCTCTGTTAACTGGTACTTCAACAACGGAGCATTGCTATACAAAAGAGGCGAAGAATCAAAACCAATCCCTATCGAATCAAACGGTTCAAATCTTCCACAGGGCGGATCAAACGATGGATCATACTGGCTAGACCTACCTATAGACAAAAACGgtaaagagagagttaaaaaaggAGACTTACAAAGCACAAAAGTGTATCTTCACATCAAACCAATGCTCGGAGCAACATTCACAGACATATCGATCTGGATCTTTTACCCTTTCAATGGTCCTGCACGAGCTAAAGTCAAATTCGTAAACCTACCGTTGGGGAGGATCGGAGAACACATTGGGGATTGGGAACACGCGACGTTACGGATCAGTAACTTCACCGGAGAGCTATGGCGAGTGTTTCTATCGCAGCACAGCGGTGGAGTTTGGATCGAAGCTTGCGATTTAGAGTTCCAAGGAGGAGGAAGTAACAAACCTGTAGCTTACGCATCGCTTCACGGACACGCGATGTATCCGAAACCTGGATTGGTGTTGCAAGGAGACGATGGGGTTGGGATAAGGAACGATACGGCGAAGAGTAAAAAAGTGATTGATACTGGATTAGGGTATGAAGTGATTGCGGCGGAGTATGACGGCGGAGGAGTGGTGGAGCCGCCGTGGGTTAATTATTTGAGGAAGTGGGGACCTAAGATTGATTATAACGTTGATGATCAGGTTAAGAGCGTTGAGAGGATATTGCCTGGGTTTCTGAAAAAGGCCTTTGTTAAATTCGTCAGCAAGATTCCTGATGAAGTTTATGGTGAAGATGGGCCTACTGGGCCTAAACTTAAGGGAAACTGGGCTGGTGATGAAAGTTAA
- the LOC104782969 gene encoding cytoplasmic tRNA 2-thiolation protein 1-like isoform X1 gives MESKSKKAGATRLCCLCILRRPVLKRPKTLQQICRECFYEVFEEEIHQVIVQNRLFKSGERVAIGASGGKDSTVLAYVLSELNRRHNYGLDLFLLSIDEGITGYRDDSLETVKRNEVQYGLPLQIVSYKDLYGWTMDDIVKMIGLKNNCTFCGVFRRQALDRGAALLKVDKLVTGHNADDIAETVLLNILRGDIARLSRCTSITTGEDGPIPRCKPFKYTYEKEIVMYAYFKKLDYFSTECIYSPNAYRGFVREFIKDLERLRPRAILDIIKSGEDFRIATTTKMPEQGTCERCGYISSQKWCKACVLLEGLNRGLPKMGIGRPRGVNGDHKKDTKKPGPAVKSIESKQCGSLDFQNFGN, from the exons ATGGAGTCCAAGAGCAAGAAAGCAGGAGCCACTCGTCTCTGCTGCTTATGCATCCTGAGACGTCCCGTTCTCAAACGTCCCAAAACCCTTCAACAG ATATGCAGAGAGTGCTTCTATGAGGTTTTTGAGGAGGAGATTCATCAAGTCATTGTTCAGAATCGTTTATTCAAATCCGGTGAACGAGTTGCTATAGGTGCCTCTGGTGGAAAAG ATTCGACAGTTCTGGCATATGTGTTATCAGAACTAAACAGACGCCACAATTACGGATtggatctctttctcttgtcCATAGATGAAGGGATTACGGGTTATCGTGATGATTCACTTGAGACCGTTAAACGGAACGAAGTCCAA tATGGTTTGCCTCTTCAGATTGTTTCATACAAAGATCTCTATGGATGGACAATGGATGACATTGTAAAAATGATCGGTTTGAAGAACAATTGCACCTTTTGTGGTGTATTCCGTCGACAG GCACTTGATCGAGGAGCTGCGTTATTGAAAGTAGATAAGCTAGTCACTGGACATAATGCAGATGATATAGCTGAAACCGTTCTCTTGAACATATTGCGTGGGGATATTGCtag ATTAAGTCGCTGCACATCGATTACTACTGGTGAAGATGGTCCCATTCCAAGATGTAAACCTTTCAAGTATACATACGAAAAGGAGATTGTCAT GTATGCTTATTTCAAGAAGCTGGACTACTTCTCTACTGAAT GCATATACTCTCCTAATGCGTATCGTGGGTTTGTCCGTGAGTTTATCAAAGATTTGGAAAGACTAAG GCCAAGGGCGATCCTGGACATCATAAAATCTGGAGAAGATTTTAGAATAGCAACAACCACAAAGATGCCCGAGCAAGGAACGTGTGAGAGATGTGGGTATATTTCTAGCCAG AAATGGTGTAAAGCTTGTGTTTTGTTGGAAGGACTGAACCGTGGTCTACCTAAGATGGGTATTGGAAGACCGAGAGGCGTAAATGGTGATCATAAAAAGGATACAAAGAAGCCTGGACCTGCTGTGAAATCTATAGAGAGCAAACAATGTGGATCTCTGGATTTCCaaaattttggtaactaa
- the LOC104782969 gene encoding cytoplasmic tRNA 2-thiolation protein 1-like isoform X2: protein MDDIVKMIGLKNNCTFCGVFRRQALDRGAALLKVDKLVTGHNADDIAETVLLNILRGDIARLSRCTSITTGEDGPIPRCKPFKYTYEKEIVMYAYFKKLDYFSTECIYSPNAYRGFVREFIKDLERLRPRAILDIIKSGEDFRIATTTKMPEQGTCERCGYISSQKWCKACVLLEGLNRGLPKMGIGRPRGVNGDHKKDTKKPGPAVKSIESKQCGSLDFQNFGN from the exons ATGGATGACATTGTAAAAATGATCGGTTTGAAGAACAATTGCACCTTTTGTGGTGTATTCCGTCGACAG GCACTTGATCGAGGAGCTGCGTTATTGAAAGTAGATAAGCTAGTCACTGGACATAATGCAGATGATATAGCTGAAACCGTTCTCTTGAACATATTGCGTGGGGATATTGCtag ATTAAGTCGCTGCACATCGATTACTACTGGTGAAGATGGTCCCATTCCAAGATGTAAACCTTTCAAGTATACATACGAAAAGGAGATTGTCAT GTATGCTTATTTCAAGAAGCTGGACTACTTCTCTACTGAAT GCATATACTCTCCTAATGCGTATCGTGGGTTTGTCCGTGAGTTTATCAAAGATTTGGAAAGACTAAG GCCAAGGGCGATCCTGGACATCATAAAATCTGGAGAAGATTTTAGAATAGCAACAACCACAAAGATGCCCGAGCAAGGAACGTGTGAGAGATGTGGGTATATTTCTAGCCAG AAATGGTGTAAAGCTTGTGTTTTGTTGGAAGGACTGAACCGTGGTCTACCTAAGATGGGTATTGGAAGACCGAGAGGCGTAAATGGTGATCATAAAAAGGATACAAAGAAGCCTGGACCTGCTGTGAAATCTATAGAGAGCAAACAATGTGGATCTCTGGATTTCCaaaattttggtaactaa
- the LOC104782971 gene encoding major facilitator superfamily domain-containing protein 12-like isoform X1, translated as MTSPVIVGRNDEEEDPSTKPLGRLSVFYYGVGHMLNDITASCWFTYLLLFLTQIGLSPRDAAVVMLSGQVADGFATVFVGELIDRFGHFKIWHAAGSLLVAVSFSSVFGGCLPCTLLNSNSLTVETLSYSMFAAIFNIGWAATQVSHMAMVNCITLNSTSRVALTSSRNAFSMVANLGLYAIALVVFGVSEAVTKESTECQYRWIAYSSITVGCCFVVIFLMGTKEPRLRIDLKESCRARIPWSHWFRKILYYQVAMVYLLTRLVLNVSQAYLAFFVIDDLQMAQSAKALIPAIIYICSFVVSVMLQEIPWNGKRLKAYYCAGGIIWIFCGVAILLLSRSINSYMYAISIFIGIANALMLVTAISMQSVLIGSELGGCAFVCGSLSFLDKMSCGLALYVLQSHQSTSPKVDVNINQHFYFSVTRYGLGLVPAVCSLIGVVVTYFMELDSTILKPLRQPLLLE; from the exons ATGACGTCACCTGTGATTGTCGGAAGGAacgatgaggaagaggatccATCGACGAAACCACTTGGAAGGTTGTCTGTGTTCTACTATGGAGTTGGACATATGCTTAATGACATTACTGCTTCTTGCTGGTTCACTTACCTCCTCTTGTTTTTAACCCAAATCGGTCTCTCCCCAAG gGATGCTGCAGTTGTCATGCTCTCTGGTCAAGTTGCAGATGGTTTTGCTACTGTCTTCGTTGGTGAATTg ATTGACAGATTTGGGCATTTCAAAATTTGGCATGCTGCAGGATCCTTACTAGTTGCTGTCTCATTTTCATCTGTTTTTGGCGGTTGTTTGCCTTGTACACTCCTCAACAGTAACTCCCTAACTGTTGAAACATTATCGTACAGTATGTTTGCAGCTATCTTCAATATAGGATGGGCTGCTACTCAGGTTTCTCACAT GGCTATGGTAAATTGCATTACACTGAACTCAACAAGCAGAGTAGCACTAACAAGCTCCCGTAACGCTTTTAGCATG GTTGCTAATTTAGGCTTATACGCGATTGCTTTAGTTGTATTTGGTGTTAGTGAGGCCGTGACAAAAGAAAGTACCGAATGTCAG TATCGTTGGATTGCTTACTCATCCATTACCGTTGGCTGCTGCTTTGTGGTCATATTTCTTATGGGGACAAAAGAACCAAG GCTGCGGATTGATCTAAAAGAAAGTTGCCGAGCAAGAATACCGTGGTCTCATTGGTTCCGTAAAATTCTATACTATCAAGTTGCTATGGTTTATCTCCTCACTCGACTAGTATTGAATGTTTCTCAG GCATATCTTGCATTCTTTGTTATTGATGATTTGCAGATGGCTCAATCCGCTAAAGCGCTG ATCCCCGCAATAATCTACATCTGCAGCTTCGTTGTATCGGTTATGCTTCAG GAGATTCCATGGAATGGTAAACGCCTCAAGGCATACTATTGTGCGGGTGGTATCATTTGGATATTCTGCGGTGTAGCAATCCTCTTATTGTCCAGAAGCATTAACTCTTACATGTATGCCATCTCTATCTTTATCGGCATCGCAAATGCATTAATGCTG GTGACAGCAATCAGTATGCAGAGTGTGCTGATTGGTTCGGAACTTGGTGGATGTGCATTCGTTTGTGGGTCATTAAGCTTCTTAGACAAAATGTCATGTGGGCTTGCTTTATATGTTCTTCAGTCACATCAAa GCACTTCACCAAAGGTCGATGTAAACATCAACCAACATTTTTACTTCTCGGTGACAAGATATGGGTTAGGACTTGTTCCAGCTGTATGCTCGCTTATTGGAGTTGTTGTAACATATTTTATGGAACTCGATAGCACAATTCTAAAGCCTCTGCGTCAACCACTACTACTAGAATGA
- the LOC104782971 gene encoding major facilitator superfamily domain-containing protein 12-like isoform X2, translating into MTSPVIVGRNDEEEDPSTKPLGRLSVFYYGVGHMLNDITASCWFTYLLLFLTQIGLSPRDAAVVMLSGQVADGFATVFVGELIDRFGHFKIWHAAGSLLVAVSFSSVFGGCLPCTLLNSNSLTVETLSYSMFAAIFNIGWAATQVSHMAMVNCITLNSTSRVALTSSRNAFSMVANLGLYAIALVVFGVSEAVTKESTECQYRWIAYSSITVGCCFVVIFLMGTKEPRLRIDLKESCRARIPWSHWFRKILYYQVAMVYLLTRLVLNVSQMAQSAKALIPAIIYICSFVVSVMLQEIPWNGKRLKAYYCAGGIIWIFCGVAILLLSRSINSYMYAISIFIGIANALMLVTAISMQSVLIGSELGGCAFVCGSLSFLDKMSCGLALYVLQSHQSTSPKVDVNINQHFYFSVTRYGLGLVPAVCSLIGVVVTYFMELDSTILKPLRQPLLLE; encoded by the exons ATGACGTCACCTGTGATTGTCGGAAGGAacgatgaggaagaggatccATCGACGAAACCACTTGGAAGGTTGTCTGTGTTCTACTATGGAGTTGGACATATGCTTAATGACATTACTGCTTCTTGCTGGTTCACTTACCTCCTCTTGTTTTTAACCCAAATCGGTCTCTCCCCAAG gGATGCTGCAGTTGTCATGCTCTCTGGTCAAGTTGCAGATGGTTTTGCTACTGTCTTCGTTGGTGAATTg ATTGACAGATTTGGGCATTTCAAAATTTGGCATGCTGCAGGATCCTTACTAGTTGCTGTCTCATTTTCATCTGTTTTTGGCGGTTGTTTGCCTTGTACACTCCTCAACAGTAACTCCCTAACTGTTGAAACATTATCGTACAGTATGTTTGCAGCTATCTTCAATATAGGATGGGCTGCTACTCAGGTTTCTCACAT GGCTATGGTAAATTGCATTACACTGAACTCAACAAGCAGAGTAGCACTAACAAGCTCCCGTAACGCTTTTAGCATG GTTGCTAATTTAGGCTTATACGCGATTGCTTTAGTTGTATTTGGTGTTAGTGAGGCCGTGACAAAAGAAAGTACCGAATGTCAG TATCGTTGGATTGCTTACTCATCCATTACCGTTGGCTGCTGCTTTGTGGTCATATTTCTTATGGGGACAAAAGAACCAAG GCTGCGGATTGATCTAAAAGAAAGTTGCCGAGCAAGAATACCGTGGTCTCATTGGTTCCGTAAAATTCTATACTATCAAGTTGCTATGGTTTATCTCCTCACTCGACTAGTATTGAATGTTTCTCAG ATGGCTCAATCCGCTAAAGCGCTG ATCCCCGCAATAATCTACATCTGCAGCTTCGTTGTATCGGTTATGCTTCAG GAGATTCCATGGAATGGTAAACGCCTCAAGGCATACTATTGTGCGGGTGGTATCATTTGGATATTCTGCGGTGTAGCAATCCTCTTATTGTCCAGAAGCATTAACTCTTACATGTATGCCATCTCTATCTTTATCGGCATCGCAAATGCATTAATGCTG GTGACAGCAATCAGTATGCAGAGTGTGCTGATTGGTTCGGAACTTGGTGGATGTGCATTCGTTTGTGGGTCATTAAGCTTCTTAGACAAAATGTCATGTGGGCTTGCTTTATATGTTCTTCAGTCACATCAAa GCACTTCACCAAAGGTCGATGTAAACATCAACCAACATTTTTACTTCTCGGTGACAAGATATGGGTTAGGACTTGTTCCAGCTGTATGCTCGCTTATTGGAGTTGTTGTAACATATTTTATGGAACTCGATAGCACAATTCTAAAGCCTCTGCGTCAACCACTACTACTAGAATGA
- the LOC104782971 gene encoding major facilitator superfamily domain-containing protein 12-like isoform X3 — protein sequence MFAAIFNIGWAATQVSHMAMVNCITLNSTSRVALTSSRNAFSMVANLGLYAIALVVFGVSEAVTKESTECQYRWIAYSSITVGCCFVVIFLMGTKEPRLRIDLKESCRARIPWSHWFRKILYYQVAMVYLLTRLVLNVSQAYLAFFVIDDLQMAQSAKALIPAIIYICSFVVSVMLQEIPWNGKRLKAYYCAGGIIWIFCGVAILLLSRSINSYMYAISIFIGIANALMLVTAISMQSVLIGSELGGCAFVCGSLSFLDKMSCGLALYVLQSHQSTSPKVDVNINQHFYFSVTRYGLGLVPAVCSLIGVVVTYFMELDSTILKPLRQPLLLE from the exons ATGTTTGCAGCTATCTTCAATATAGGATGGGCTGCTACTCAGGTTTCTCACAT GGCTATGGTAAATTGCATTACACTGAACTCAACAAGCAGAGTAGCACTAACAAGCTCCCGTAACGCTTTTAGCATG GTTGCTAATTTAGGCTTATACGCGATTGCTTTAGTTGTATTTGGTGTTAGTGAGGCCGTGACAAAAGAAAGTACCGAATGTCAG TATCGTTGGATTGCTTACTCATCCATTACCGTTGGCTGCTGCTTTGTGGTCATATTTCTTATGGGGACAAAAGAACCAAG GCTGCGGATTGATCTAAAAGAAAGTTGCCGAGCAAGAATACCGTGGTCTCATTGGTTCCGTAAAATTCTATACTATCAAGTTGCTATGGTTTATCTCCTCACTCGACTAGTATTGAATGTTTCTCAG GCATATCTTGCATTCTTTGTTATTGATGATTTGCAGATGGCTCAATCCGCTAAAGCGCTG ATCCCCGCAATAATCTACATCTGCAGCTTCGTTGTATCGGTTATGCTTCAG GAGATTCCATGGAATGGTAAACGCCTCAAGGCATACTATTGTGCGGGTGGTATCATTTGGATATTCTGCGGTGTAGCAATCCTCTTATTGTCCAGAAGCATTAACTCTTACATGTATGCCATCTCTATCTTTATCGGCATCGCAAATGCATTAATGCTG GTGACAGCAATCAGTATGCAGAGTGTGCTGATTGGTTCGGAACTTGGTGGATGTGCATTCGTTTGTGGGTCATTAAGCTTCTTAGACAAAATGTCATGTGGGCTTGCTTTATATGTTCTTCAGTCACATCAAa GCACTTCACCAAAGGTCGATGTAAACATCAACCAACATTTTTACTTCTCGGTGACAAGATATGGGTTAGGACTTGTTCCAGCTGTATGCTCGCTTATTGGAGTTGTTGTAACATATTTTATGGAACTCGATAGCACAATTCTAAAGCCTCTGCGTCAACCACTACTACTAGAATGA
- the LOC104782972 gene encoding protein YLS3-like, whose product MELWRIILVVISIALTMTTTVVGGGEDKAKNEEQCREERLSMGTCLPYMKGQAKSPTPVCCSGLKQILDSEKNCICVIIQDRNDPALGLQINISLSYTLPSVCHVTADVAKCPAFLHLDPKSPEAQVFYLIDQVLHKIGLASDPPSVPPTAGPDNNNNSGRTTHLFGKRWLVVAHFFVIFCIFILV is encoded by the exons atggaattatGGAGGATTATTCTAGTGGTGATATCAATAGCTTTAACAATGACGACTACGGTGGTGGGAGGTGGAGAAGATAAGGCAAAAAATGAAGAACAGTGTAGGGAAGAGCGTTTAAGTATGGGCACGTGTCTTCCTTACATGAAAGGACAAGCAAAATCTCCGACGCCGGTTTGTTGCTCCGGCCTCAAACAGATTCTAGATTCGGAGAAAAACTGTATTTGTGTGATCATCCAAGACAGGAATGATCCTGCTTTGGGTCTTCAGATCAATATCTCTCTTTCGTACACTCTTCCTTCCGTTTGCCATGTCACTGCTGATGTCGCTAAATGCCCTG CTTTCCTTCACTTGGACCCAAAATCTCCAGAAGCCCAAGTGTTCTATCTAATAGATCAAGTTTTACACAAAATCGGCCTAGCTTCTGACCCACCCAGCGTTCCTCCAACCGCAGGAcctgataacaacaacaacagtggTCGGACGACCCATTTATTTGGTAAACGATGGCTAGTTGTTGCCCATTTCTTcgtaatattttgtattttcatccTCGTTTAG
- the LOC104782973 gene encoding protein YLS3-like: MKSWRINLMATAIALIMLAMVVAAGDDKAKDKDECTEQLVGMATCLPYVQGQAKSPTPDCCSGLKQVLNSNKKCLCVIIQDRNDPDLGLQVNVSLALALPSVCHATADITKCPALLHLDPNSPDAQVFYQLANKTVSASAPTGSSPGPTSMSPTAGSDDGKNSGRATSVPGSNHAHSFYKQWLGLEVVAHFFVFSYIFILV, translated from the exons atgaagtcaTGGAGGATTAATCTAATGGCGACAGCAATAGCTTTGATAATGTTGGCTATGGTGGTGGCTGCTGGAGATGATAAGGCAAAAGATAAGGATGAATGTACTGAGCAGCTGGTGGGTATGGCCACGTGTCTTCCATACGTGCAAGGACAGGCAAAATCTCCGACGCCGGACTGTTGCTCCGGCCTCAAACAAGTTCTTAATTCCAACAAGAAGTGTCTTTGTGTCATCATCCAAGACAGGAACGATCCTGATTTGGGTCTTCAGGTCAATGTCTCGCTCGCTCTCGCTCTTCCTTCTGTTTGCCACGCCACTGCTGACATCACTAAGTGCCCTG CTTTGCTCCACTTGGACCCCAATTCTCCAGATGCACAAGTGTTCTACCAGCTAGCAAATAAAACCGTCTCAGCCTCTGCTCCCACTGGCTCGTCCCCTGGACCCACTAGCATGTCTCCAACCGCAGGATCCGATGATGGTAAAAATAGTGGTCGAGCGACCTCTGTGCCAGGCTCGAACCACGCTCATAGCTTCTATAAACAATGGCTAGGGCTCGAAGTTGTTGCCCATTTCTTCGTATTTTCTTACATTTTCATCCTCGTATAG
- the LOC104782974 gene encoding uncharacterized protein LOC104782974: MGVVVLDGSTVRSFVEDEEQFKKSVNERFAALDLNKDGVLSRSELRKAFESMRLLESHFGVDVVTPPDELTKLYDSIFEKFDTDQSGSVDLEEFGSEMKKIVLAIADGLGSCPITMVLDDDEDNILKKAADLEASKLQKKASS; this comes from the coding sequence atgggAGTAGTAGTGCTCGATGGATCAACGGTACGGTCATTTGTGGAAGACGAAGAGCAGTTCAAGAAGAGTGTCAACGAGAGGTTCGCGGCTCTGGATCTGAACAAAGACGGCGTTTTATCGAGATCGGAGCTGCGAAAGGCGTTCGAATCGATGAGGCTGCTTGAATCGCACTTCGGCGTTGATGTGGTGACTCCTCCGGACGAGCTGACGAAGCTCTACGACTCGATCTTCGAGAAATTTGATACGGACCAGAGCGGTTCAGTGGATCTAGAGGAGTTTGGAtcggagatgaagaagatcgTGCTTGCGATCGCTGATGGGCTCGGGTCTTGTCCGATTACGATGGTGttggatgatgatgaggataatATCTTGAAGAAAGCTGCGGATTTGGAAGCTTCCAAGCTTCAGAAGAAGGCTTCTTCGTGA